One window of Lawsonibacter asaccharolyticus genomic DNA carries:
- a CDS encoding tRNA pseudouridine synthase TruA, translating to MERNIALKLMYVGTAYHGWQVQKNAVTVAETLERALSTVVCHPVKCTGAGRTDAGVHAQVYVANFRTTSTIPCDRLPLAVNTRLPDDIVVVRAVQVPMEFNAIGSCRKKEYTYRIYNSRLGNAFYVDRAWFYPKHLDESVMQRAASQFVGTHDFRAVRSVGTETRTTVRTVHYFQVERKGELIECRVCADGFLYNMVRAMVGTVVYAAEGKLAPEDIPAILDSGNRTLAGPTVPPGGLYMTRLWYDEDVV from the coding sequence ATGGAACGAAACATTGCTTTAAAACTGATGTATGTGGGCACCGCCTACCACGGCTGGCAGGTCCAGAAAAACGCCGTCACCGTGGCCGAGACGCTGGAGCGGGCCCTGTCCACCGTGGTGTGCCACCCGGTCAAATGCACCGGCGCCGGGCGCACCGACGCCGGCGTCCACGCCCAGGTCTATGTGGCCAACTTCCGCACCACCTCCACCATCCCCTGCGACCGCCTGCCCCTGGCGGTCAACACCCGCCTGCCCGACGACATCGTGGTGGTCCGGGCCGTCCAGGTGCCCATGGAATTCAACGCCATCGGCTCCTGCCGGAAAAAGGAATACACCTACCGCATTTATAACTCCCGCCTGGGCAACGCTTTCTATGTGGACCGGGCCTGGTTCTACCCCAAGCATCTGGACGAGTCGGTGATGCAGCGGGCCGCCAGCCAGTTCGTGGGCACCCACGACTTTCGGGCGGTGCGCTCCGTGGGCACCGAGACCCGCACCACCGTGCGCACCGTCCACTACTTCCAGGTGGAGCGGAAGGGGGAGCTGATCGAGTGCCGGGTGTGCGCCGACGGCTTCCTCTACAACATGGTCCGGGCCATGGTGGGCACTGTGGTCTATGCCGCCGAGGGCAAGCTGGCCCCGGAGGACATCCCCGCCATCCTGGACTCGGGCAACCGCACCCTCGCCGGCCCCACCGTCCCACCCGGCGGGCTGTATATGACCAGGCTGTGGTATGACGAGGACGTTGTGTAA
- a CDS encoding energy-coupling factor transporter: MALKDITLGQYFPGNSIVHRLDPRTKLIAVVLYIVALFLAKSFVTYGIMFLLLAVSIAVSKVPVKSIFRGMKPVVFIVIFTAILNLFYTPGDTVLVRFWIFTITLEGVFNAFFMVVRILMLIAGTFLLTYTTSPILLTDGLENLLGPLKKIHVPVHELAMMMSIALRFIPLLIEETDKIMSAQRARGADFESGNLIQRAKALVPLLVPLFISAFRRADELAIAMECRCYHGGEGRTRLRQLKYRHNDAAVILLFLVLTAGVGVLGRFGL; this comes from the coding sequence ATGGCTTTGAAGGATATCACGCTGGGGCAGTACTTCCCCGGCAATTCCATCGTCCACCGCCTGGACCCCCGCACCAAGCTGATCGCGGTGGTGCTGTATATCGTGGCTCTGTTCCTGGCCAAGTCCTTTGTCACTTACGGCATCATGTTCCTGCTGCTGGCCGTGTCCATCGCCGTCTCCAAGGTGCCGGTGAAGTCCATTTTCCGGGGCATGAAGCCGGTGGTGTTCATCGTCATCTTCACCGCCATCCTCAACCTGTTCTACACGCCGGGGGACACGGTGCTGGTCCGCTTCTGGATCTTCACCATCACGCTGGAGGGCGTGTTCAACGCTTTCTTCATGGTGGTCCGCATCCTGATGCTCATTGCCGGCACCTTCCTGCTGACCTACACCACCTCCCCCATCCTGCTCACCGACGGGCTGGAGAACCTGCTGGGCCCGCTGAAAAAGATCCATGTGCCGGTCCATGAGCTGGCCATGATGATGTCCATCGCCCTGCGCTTCATCCCCCTGCTGATCGAGGAGACGGACAAGATCATGTCCGCCCAGCGGGCCAGGGGGGCGGATTTTGAGTCGGGCAACCTGATCCAGCGGGCCAAGGCGCTGGTCCCCCTGCTTGTCCCTCTGTTCATCTCCGCCTTCCGCCGGGCAGACGAGCTGGCCATCGCCATGGAGTGCCGCTGCTACCACGGCGGCGAGGGGCGCACCCGCCTGCGCCAGCTGAAATACCGGCACAATGACGCGGCCGTCATCCTGCTCTTCCTGGTCCTCACGGCGGGGGTGGGGGTGCTGGGCCGCTTCGGGCTGTGA
- a CDS encoding ABC transporter, with translation MEAILETKKLSHIYSAGTPFERGALLEVDFTAYAGEYLGIIGHTGSGKSTLIQHLNGLLKPTSGQVLFQGEDIWADAKRTRQTRFQVGLVFQYPEYQLFEETVYKDISFGPKNMGLDEGEVDRRVREAARFVGLRDDQLEKSPFELSGGQKRRVAIAGVIAMEPRVLILDEPTAGLDPVGVESILGNIRDYHQSNNATIILVSHSMEEVARTVDRLVVVNDGRIPFQGPPREVFRHGAELERMGLGVPQMTRVFSRLRAMGVDIDASVYTIPQAKETILRRLREKGVE, from the coding sequence ATGGAAGCAATTCTGGAGACCAAAAAGCTCTCCCACATTTACAGCGCCGGCACCCCCTTCGAGCGGGGGGCGCTGCTGGAAGTGGACTTCACCGCCTACGCCGGGGAATACCTGGGCATCATCGGCCACACCGGCTCGGGCAAGTCCACCCTGATCCAGCATCTCAACGGCCTGCTCAAGCCCACCTCCGGCCAGGTGCTCTTCCAGGGGGAGGACATCTGGGCGGATGCCAAGCGCACTCGTCAGACCCGGTTCCAGGTGGGGCTGGTGTTCCAATACCCGGAGTACCAGCTCTTTGAGGAGACCGTCTACAAGGACATCTCCTTCGGCCCGAAAAACATGGGGCTGGACGAGGGGGAGGTGGACCGCCGGGTGCGGGAGGCCGCCCGCTTCGTGGGACTGCGGGACGACCAGCTGGAAAAGTCCCCCTTTGAGCTCTCCGGCGGCCAGAAGCGGCGGGTGGCCATCGCGGGGGTCATCGCCATGGAGCCCAGGGTGCTCATTCTGGACGAGCCCACCGCCGGGCTGGACCCGGTGGGAGTGGAGTCCATCCTGGGCAACATCCGGGACTATCACCAGTCCAACAATGCCACCATCATCCTGGTCTCCCACTCCATGGAGGAGGTGGCCCGCACGGTGGACCGGCTGGTGGTGGTCAACGACGGCCGCATCCCCTTTCAGGGCCCGCCCCGGGAGGTGTTCCGCCACGGTGCGGAACTGGAGCGCATGGGGCTGGGCGTGCCCCAGATGACCCGGGTGTTCAGCCGTCTGCGGGCCATGGGCGTGGACATCGACGCCTCCGTCTACACCATCCCCCAGGCCAAGGAGACCATTCTGCGCAGGCTTCGGGAAAAGGGGGTGGAGTAA